A DNA window from Thermoanaerobaculales bacterium contains the following coding sequences:
- a CDS encoding glycosyltransferase family 39 protein, with protein MELTGRWYRLAVLVVVLLGIVVRVVGISREPVWLDEAWSAEFSSGSVSEILLVNARDNHPPLYYLVLKHWMSICGRSPACLRSLSTLWSALGILVVILFARDLTGDRRASLLAGTLLAINPHDIVSAQEARMFSEVASLGLMSSWSMWRLVAARKKTVEAGDGETSRWFAVYVIVSSLALYTHYMVVFLLLAQVSVVALVALGRRDLNALRVTVTAAIAPTALLLPWVFYVQHVVPRMVSEENLSWVPHPSVTEAVSYLWRDYFLPFGLASRALSTTVAWSSCLLVLGATTLLVHEAATNSQRRLPILYLFWLLIVPAAVAYLVSQIVLPVYFRPRFATMLLPYFVLLLVFAMREIKPRAARRTVAAAAVSLMIASGAAQYQAVTRSGMADFASLYASSKPDLVSMFPSHYTILASYYLQQSIRNPSRNEIERKRRNGLTFRIWVCSTPGFEAHGSSPQRELRDWLLTLGRSRFIASVDGLNIVEIDVKPHYQGMPVLELGQRVDCGDELADSYLQDGWYPAEGGFRWSKGERARIAFRFNDTGVPHAATLKFGMMCFREQRVSLELNGVEIGSFTCSKRTSHLREFEIAPGVLQLENTLDITLPDATAPSDVSDSRDSRRIALACEWFGIQ; from the coding sequence ATGGAACTCACGGGGAGGTGGTATCGCCTTGCGGTCCTGGTTGTCGTGCTGCTCGGGATCGTGGTCCGGGTCGTGGGGATCTCGCGTGAGCCGGTCTGGCTGGACGAAGCGTGGTCGGCGGAGTTCAGCTCAGGTAGCGTTTCAGAGATCCTGCTAGTCAACGCACGAGACAATCATCCACCCCTGTACTATCTCGTTCTGAAGCACTGGATGTCGATTTGTGGACGCTCGCCGGCATGCCTGCGGTCGCTCAGCACGCTCTGGAGCGCACTAGGCATCCTAGTTGTGATCCTGTTTGCGCGAGATCTGACTGGTGACCGGAGAGCTTCACTCCTCGCCGGCACGCTCCTGGCTATTAACCCGCACGATATCGTCTCAGCCCAAGAAGCAAGAATGTTCTCCGAGGTCGCTTCTCTGGGGCTGATGAGTTCTTGGTCCATGTGGAGACTGGTCGCAGCGCGCAAGAAGACGGTCGAAGCGGGGGATGGGGAAACATCGAGATGGTTCGCCGTCTATGTGATTGTCTCGTCGCTTGCGCTCTACACGCATTACATGGTGGTCTTCCTTCTCCTGGCACAGGTTTCGGTAGTGGCCCTTGTCGCTCTCGGCCGACGCGACCTGAATGCTCTACGAGTGACGGTTACCGCAGCAATCGCGCCCACGGCCCTCCTGCTGCCGTGGGTTTTCTACGTGCAGCATGTGGTACCCCGGATGGTATCCGAAGAGAACCTCAGCTGGGTGCCACATCCCAGCGTAACAGAGGCTGTGTCGTATCTTTGGCGAGACTACTTCTTGCCATTCGGCCTGGCAAGTAGAGCCCTCAGTACCACCGTCGCGTGGTCGTCGTGCCTCTTGGTCCTTGGAGCGACCACTCTACTGGTCCACGAAGCGGCGACAAACTCCCAACGGCGTCTACCGATTCTCTACCTATTCTGGCTTCTGATCGTTCCGGCCGCTGTTGCCTATCTCGTCAGCCAAATCGTGCTTCCTGTCTACTTCAGGCCGAGATTCGCGACCATGTTACTGCCTTACTTTGTGCTCTTGCTCGTCTTCGCCATGCGAGAGATCAAACCTCGCGCAGCAAGGCGCACTGTGGCTGCGGCAGCCGTGTCCCTCATGATTGCATCCGGTGCTGCGCAGTACCAAGCAGTCACCAGGAGCGGAATGGCGGACTTCGCCTCCCTCTACGCTAGCTCAAAGCCGGATCTGGTATCGATGTTCCCGAGCCACTACACCATTCTCGCTTCATACTACTTGCAGCAGTCGATTCGAAACCCCAGCAGGAATGAGATCGAGAGAAAGCGGCGCAACGGGCTGACGTTTCGCATCTGGGTCTGCTCGACCCCTGGCTTTGAAGCACACGGGTCGTCTCCACAAAGAGAGCTCCGAGATTGGCTGCTGACGTTAGGGCGCAGCAGGTTCATAGCGTCTGTCGACGGGCTCAATATCGTGGAGATAGATGTCAAACCACATTACCAGGGAATGCCCGTACTAGAGCTAGGTCAACGCGTGGACTGCGGCGACGAGCTCGCAGATAGCTATCTGCAGGATGGCTGGTACCCGGCAGAGGGTGGGTTTCGCTGGAGTAAAGGCGAGCGCGCAAGAATCGCATTTCGATTCAATGACACCGGTGTGCCGCACGCCGCTACGCTTAAGTTCGGCATGATGTGCTTCCGGGAGCAACGAGTGTCACTTGAGCTCAACGGCGTCGAGATAGGGTCGTTCACGTGCTCGAAAAGGACGTCGCATCTGCGGGAGTTTGAAATCGCTCCTGGTGTACTGCAGCTGGAGAACACCCTCGATATTACCCTGCCCGACGCTACCGCGCCCAGCGACGTTTCCGATAGCCGTGATTCTAGGCGTATTGCGCTGGCCTGCGAGTGGTTCGGAATTCAATGA
- a CDS encoding DUF4365 domain-containing protein → MRRPREHVVASESATLLRRLLPSDWILRRVEEDYGVDFEVEVVDSEIVTGKRLWLQLKGTAACQKAGKRLPVYSYRPKGGTFERRLTREVASDAVVYRIDTKLLSYAQRCPFPLLLMVAILRESEVYWLPLRDHLELSLYRPDPGWQDRATATLYLPGWNRLTYESSRGFAGLRWYALEPARMYDFAKIHQWSEQLRIWDAITDGIAVGIDGFHLPARSDNPTMHLLTCLTHSEAMFSAVLQFRATLWCSSTEIGSCARQMLEEGVVASHRAIELLRKGPPYRPEELGSLIGVVSSARRSLASISLRFEEGRKLHILSDISAGEDSRFKWYLRQRM, encoded by the coding sequence ATGAGAAGACCTCGTGAGCACGTGGTCGCCAGCGAGTCCGCCACTCTCCTGCGGCGGTTACTGCCCAGCGATTGGATACTCCGACGTGTTGAGGAGGATTACGGGGTCGACTTCGAGGTCGAGGTCGTCGACTCTGAGATTGTGACTGGAAAGCGGCTCTGGCTTCAATTGAAGGGGACGGCGGCCTGCCAGAAGGCCGGCAAGCGACTGCCGGTCTATTCATATAGACCCAAAGGCGGGACGTTTGAGAGGCGCCTGACACGCGAGGTGGCCAGCGACGCCGTGGTATATCGCATCGACACAAAGCTCCTGTCCTACGCACAGCGATGCCCCTTCCCCCTGCTACTCATGGTGGCGATCCTTCGAGAATCCGAAGTGTACTGGCTCCCGCTGCGAGATCATCTTGAGCTGAGCCTCTACAGACCGGACCCTGGATGGCAGGACCGTGCCACGGCTACCCTTTACCTTCCCGGATGGAACCGGCTAACCTATGAAAGCAGTAGGGGTTTCGCCGGGCTCCGATGGTACGCCCTTGAGCCTGCCAGAATGTACGACTTTGCCAAGATCCACCAATGGTCGGAACAGCTTCGCATCTGGGACGCCATTACAGACGGGATTGCGGTTGGCATTGACGGTTTTCACCTTCCGGCTCGCTCCGACAACCCCACCATGCATCTACTCACCTGCCTGACCCACTCCGAGGCGATGTTCTCCGCCGTCCTGCAGTTCAGGGCTACCTTGTGGTGTTCAAGCACCGAGATTGGATCGTGTGCTAGACAGATGCTTGAAGAGGGGGTGGTCGCGTCGCATCGCGCAATTGAGCTGCTGAGGAAGGGACCGCCATATCGTCCCGAGGAGCTGGGCTCGCTGATCGGGGTGGTTTCCTCAGCTAGGAGAAGCCTTGCGTCCATCAGTCTTCGATTCGAAGAGGGCCGCAAGCTGCACATCCTGTCAGACATCTCCGCTGGTGAAGACAGCCGATTCAAGTGGTACTTGCGGCAGCGGATGTGA
- a CDS encoding SIR2 family protein → MILDQRTLDRLGSQISRGEIVLFTGAGFSVAARNRQGESVPSTDELRGLLWRVCFPETEVDDSSSLGDLFEFARAHRSREIGELLERRFSIDPAALPEFYGHYFNTPWQRCYTLNIDDIALAAGRGLDLVRPVTVISATRPSSELRMPGAGADTLEVVHLNGVIPGPPEYLTFSETQYAQRISNQEPWYAQCVAELMSRPVIFVGTELREPPLWQHMELRRRHGSQGRDLRPTSLLVTPSLNAPRQALLRDLRIEWFQGTAEEFAYEVLEKLRVEARKGFAFLESRTRLSGRVTIPLVSQVSAVRPTLETEYLIGAEPHWSDLLTGRAIQRLDDGSLYEQALGILRTEGKATALAVTGTAGTGKSTALMRLVLSLSSTGIPVLWVDRDSEASPALMRKQVHETDGPLALAIDDADVYGRQLINLIRDLVPNRDRFLFTFAMRANKLDQVSTSIGQSGEVELLEHAIPNLTDTDIDELIATLDRHNRLGVLKGAGPEERRRAFREQAGRQLLVAMIQATSGRRFEEKVHDELAGLDGDQRYVYSLVSLASSLRHYLCRDEVIVACGDRRLEGLEALDRLTGRHLLVAFPPAYRYRARHRVVANLVVEKLQSEGGLGDVVRGLAFAAGSKVSPAGPRSGRLWRLVATVLSHDYLLRVLGTMDARSVYEEVESLLNFDYHYWLQRGSLEVESGDVALAENFLNQARSIAPDNHKVDTEFAYMLMRRAYEQPGAPDAQETIEEAVQLLENVITSRGDDPYPYHVLGSQGLAWSRRANLGQSQRRRFLESIVAQVDHGSRAHPQESDLRQLLGDLRREILMTTVADSSGSA, encoded by the coding sequence TTGATCCTCGACCAGCGTACCCTCGATCGACTCGGGTCCCAGATCTCTAGGGGAGAAATCGTCCTGTTTACGGGAGCGGGATTCTCCGTGGCTGCCCGAAACCGACAGGGAGAGTCGGTGCCGTCAACGGACGAGCTACGGGGTTTGCTGTGGCGAGTCTGCTTTCCGGAAACGGAGGTCGATGATTCGTCGAGCCTGGGTGATCTATTCGAGTTTGCGAGGGCTCACAGATCCCGTGAGATAGGGGAGTTGCTCGAGCGACGATTCTCGATTGACCCGGCCGCCTTACCTGAGTTCTACGGACACTACTTCAACACCCCCTGGCAGCGCTGCTACACGCTGAACATCGATGACATAGCGCTGGCGGCTGGTCGAGGGCTTGACCTGGTTCGGCCGGTCACCGTGATATCGGCGACAAGACCATCCTCAGAACTCCGGATGCCGGGCGCGGGAGCCGACACTCTGGAGGTGGTCCATTTGAACGGCGTCATTCCTGGCCCGCCCGAGTACTTGACGTTTTCGGAAACGCAGTACGCTCAACGAATCTCCAACCAAGAACCTTGGTACGCCCAATGTGTGGCGGAGTTGATGTCGAGGCCGGTCATCTTCGTTGGTACTGAACTCCGGGAACCACCGCTCTGGCAACACATGGAGCTGAGACGCCGTCACGGTTCTCAGGGCCGCGACCTCCGACCGACCTCTCTGTTGGTCACGCCCTCGCTCAACGCACCGCGGCAAGCACTACTCCGTGACCTACGAATCGAGTGGTTTCAAGGTACAGCGGAGGAGTTTGCCTATGAGGTGCTCGAGAAGCTGCGGGTGGAGGCTAGAAAGGGATTCGCCTTCCTAGAATCTCGGACCCGGCTATCTGGACGGGTAACGATACCGCTTGTCAGCCAGGTTTCGGCAGTGAGACCGACGCTCGAGACCGAGTACCTGATTGGGGCTGAACCGCATTGGTCCGACCTGCTGACCGGCAGAGCCATTCAGCGACTAGACGACGGTTCGCTGTATGAGCAAGCACTCGGAATACTGCGGACCGAGGGGAAGGCGACAGCGCTCGCAGTCACAGGCACCGCGGGGACGGGGAAGAGCACGGCGCTCATGCGACTTGTGCTTAGCCTGTCCTCGACCGGGATTCCAGTGCTGTGGGTCGATCGCGATTCTGAGGCGAGTCCCGCGTTAATGAGGAAGCAGGTCCACGAAACCGATGGGCCCTTGGCTCTTGCCATCGATGACGCAGACGTGTATGGCCGGCAACTCATCAACCTGATTCGTGATCTCGTCCCGAATCGAGATCGTTTTCTCTTCACCTTTGCCATGAGGGCAAACAAGCTCGATCAGGTCTCCACATCCATTGGGCAGTCGGGGGAGGTTGAGCTTCTAGAACATGCTATCCCAAACCTCACGGATACAGACATAGACGAGCTTATTGCCACGCTCGATCGTCACAATCGCCTTGGGGTCCTCAAGGGAGCAGGGCCCGAGGAGCGACGCCGCGCCTTCAGAGAACAAGCCGGTCGACAGCTCCTCGTTGCGATGATACAGGCCACCTCGGGTCGCAGGTTCGAGGAGAAGGTCCACGACGAGCTTGCTGGACTTGACGGCGACCAAAGATACGTCTATTCGCTCGTATCGCTTGCTTCCAGTCTTCGTCATTACCTGTGTCGAGATGAGGTGATTGTCGCGTGTGGGGACCGACGGCTTGAGGGATTGGAGGCACTGGATCGATTGACGGGACGTCACTTGCTAGTCGCGTTTCCACCTGCGTATCGATATCGCGCACGGCATCGCGTCGTGGCGAACCTCGTTGTGGAGAAGCTCCAGTCGGAGGGCGGCCTGGGTGACGTCGTACGAGGGCTTGCATTTGCCGCCGGTTCGAAGGTTTCGCCAGCCGGGCCGCGCAGTGGCAGGTTGTGGCGACTGGTAGCAACAGTGCTTAGCCACGATTATCTGCTACGCGTTCTGGGCACCATGGACGCGCGTTCGGTCTACGAGGAGGTGGAGAGCCTCTTGAACTTCGACTACCACTACTGGCTGCAGAGAGGAAGCCTCGAAGTCGAGAGCGGCGATGTGGCCTTGGCTGAGAACTTCCTGAACCAAGCGCGCTCAATCGCGCCGGACAACCATAAAGTGGATACGGAGTTCGCATACATGCTCATGCGTCGAGCCTACGAGCAGCCTGGCGCTCCCGACGCTCAGGAGACGATCGAAGAGGCCGTGCAGCTTCTCGAAAACGTGATCACTTCGCGAGGAGACGATCCATATCCGTATCACGTCCTGGGAAGTCAAGGACTGGCGTGGAGCCGTCGCGCAAACTTGGGACAGAGCCAGCGGAGGAGATTCCTTGAGAGCATTGTGGCTCAGGTAGATCACGGATCACGTGCGCATCCGCAAGAAAGCGACCTCCGCCAACTCCTGGGTGATCTGAGGCGAGAAATACTGATGACGACGGTCGCAGACTCAAGCGGATCGGCGTAA
- a CDS encoding helix-turn-helix domain-containing protein, protein MARNGDIPAGVAIRLGRQVRFDMDALERWLKSGGAALPGGWRREPEE, encoded by the coding sequence ATGGCCAGGAACGGCGACATCCCCGCCGGTGTCGCCATCCGGCTCGGCCGGCAGGTCCGCTTCGACATGGATGCTCTCGAGCGCTGGCTCAAATCCGGTGGAGCTGCCCTGCCTGGTGGCTGGAGACGGGAGCCAGAGGAATGA
- a CDS encoding DUF3987 domain-containing protein — MSDVNQAVTAFIHHRRLSKETMARFSIEGALVSGRSALVYPTAVGIPRVKYLDGGEQKYGWRGNGGRAHWYGLEQARDHGIGLVYLVNGEPSVWASWQAAIAAVCRCVGEGSIPTDEQCAELREAGVREVMVVFDRDLAGRRGAAATVAALRRGGLRSAALELPEEVGPSGDVDDLHRLRGDDGLARALEMLPALPVEPATARAGALRKAPQDWPVLSADARHGLAGDIVSAIEPHTEADPAGLLVQLLVAFGSCIGRHAHVTVEAGNHYANLFAVLVGDTSKGRKGTSWQYVTRLLELADQKWFNHAVKSGLSSGEGLLEAVRDPLIRGGEIVHEGAEDKRLLAFESEFASTLRVIERQGNTLSPAIRQAWDSGSLRVMTKNSPGEATGAHISVVGHVTMDDLRRYLTRTEVGNGFANRFLWVCVRRSKVLPEGGSVDEATMAQLGDRLGSAAVVASSLGSVERDDAARDLWRAVYPVLSEGKPGLLGAVISRSEAQVMRLALVYAALNGARRISVDHMRAALVVWQYCEDSATYMRKRGLGDQWRRRAPQVDDRRLLDSKILMVQTLTDPPQGTPRRSAVAVGDQWISRMWTFLWTG; from the coding sequence ATGAGCGATGTCAACCAAGCTGTGACGGCGTTCATACATCATCGTCGACTCTCCAAGGAGACGATGGCGAGGTTCTCGATCGAGGGGGCACTGGTCTCGGGTCGGTCCGCGCTGGTCTATCCGACCGCTGTCGGCATCCCGCGCGTGAAGTACCTCGACGGAGGCGAGCAGAAGTACGGGTGGCGGGGCAACGGTGGGCGTGCCCACTGGTACGGACTCGAGCAGGCGAGGGATCACGGGATTGGCCTCGTCTACCTCGTGAACGGCGAGCCCTCGGTCTGGGCATCCTGGCAGGCTGCCATAGCCGCGGTCTGCCGATGCGTCGGGGAGGGATCGATCCCAACTGATGAGCAGTGCGCCGAGCTCCGCGAAGCTGGCGTGCGTGAAGTGATGGTGGTCTTCGACCGCGACCTCGCAGGGAGGCGAGGGGCCGCCGCGACAGTCGCAGCGCTGAGGCGGGGAGGGCTCAGGAGTGCTGCGCTGGAGCTGCCCGAGGAGGTGGGACCCTCAGGCGACGTGGACGACCTGCACAGACTCCGCGGCGACGACGGCCTCGCACGGGCCCTCGAGATGCTACCGGCTCTGCCCGTAGAGCCGGCGACTGCACGCGCAGGCGCACTGCGAAAAGCACCCCAGGACTGGCCGGTGCTCTCAGCCGACGCTCGCCATGGGCTGGCCGGTGACATCGTGAGCGCCATAGAGCCTCACACCGAGGCCGACCCGGCCGGGCTGCTCGTACAGCTGCTAGTAGCGTTCGGCTCCTGCATCGGGCGCCATGCGCACGTCACAGTTGAGGCTGGAAACCACTACGCAAACCTGTTCGCCGTGCTGGTGGGGGACACATCTAAGGGTCGCAAGGGAACTTCCTGGCAGTATGTGACGAGGCTACTCGAGCTGGCAGATCAGAAGTGGTTCAACCACGCAGTGAAAAGCGGTCTCTCATCGGGCGAGGGGCTGCTGGAGGCGGTGCGTGATCCGCTCATCAGGGGAGGAGAGATTGTCCACGAGGGCGCCGAGGACAAGCGCCTGCTGGCGTTCGAGTCGGAGTTCGCAAGCACGCTCAGGGTGATCGAGCGACAGGGCAACACGCTCTCGCCGGCGATTCGCCAGGCGTGGGATAGTGGCAGCCTTAGGGTCATGACCAAGAACAGCCCTGGCGAGGCGACGGGGGCTCACATCTCCGTCGTCGGTCATGTGACGATGGACGACCTCCGGCGATACCTGACGCGTACCGAGGTCGGAAACGGGTTCGCGAACCGGTTCCTCTGGGTCTGTGTCCGACGATCGAAGGTGCTGCCCGAGGGTGGCTCGGTCGATGAGGCGACGATGGCCCAGCTCGGAGACCGGCTGGGCAGTGCGGCTGTTGTCGCCAGCAGCCTGGGATCGGTCGAGAGGGACGACGCGGCCAGGGACCTCTGGCGCGCCGTGTACCCGGTGCTCTCGGAGGGGAAGCCAGGCCTGCTCGGCGCCGTCATCTCCCGCTCGGAGGCCCAGGTGATGCGGCTCGCGCTCGTCTATGCGGCACTGAATGGAGCGAGGAGAATCTCGGTGGATCACATGAGGGCCGCTCTCGTTGTATGGCAGTACTGCGAGGACTCCGCTACGTACATGAGGAAAAGAGGCCTGGGAGACCAATGGAGACGGAGGGCGCCGCAGGTCGACGACCGACGCCTGCTGGATTCTAAGATATTGATGGTTCAAACACTAACGGACCCTCCACAGGGCACTCCTCGGAGAAGCGCGGTGGCTGTCGGCGACCAATGGATCTCCCGAATGTGGACATTCTTGTGGACAGGATAG
- a CDS encoding patatin-like phospholipase family protein, with protein sequence MAVMIGGEQKRIGPALSGGGFRAAGFHLGAMQKLQELRLLDKVDVLSCVSGGSIAGGVLVSSRSQTAALGILSQYLATRSIAVASVVGGLLDPLETRLEKLADS encoded by the coding sequence ATGGCGGTCATGATCGGCGGAGAGCAGAAGCGAATCGGGCCCGCGTTGTCTGGAGGTGGGTTTAGAGCAGCGGGTTTCCATCTAGGAGCGATGCAGAAGCTCCAGGAACTCCGACTTCTCGACAAGGTCGACGTCCTATCGTGCGTGAGTGGGGGCAGCATTGCAGGCGGGGTTCTGGTCTCCTCCCGTAGCCAGACGGCGGCACTGGGCATTCTCTCGCAGTACCTTGCCACCCGTTCGATCGCGGTTGCGTCCGTAGTGGGAGGACTACTCGATCCTCTTGAGACCCGCCTCGAAAAGCTAGCGGACTCGTAG
- a CDS encoding patatin-like phospholipase family protein: protein MSALRNGPRIYFNATNLATGNLFFFVAGGEVAEEMGDYELGVVDAAEYPVCRAVAASSAFPPIFPPLRMDPEVYSPAERLGYVTLTDSGVYDNMGVNPLLLSRNKLDYVIINDGGKPFTMEERPTEYGILVLRESLSIMMEQIRGLEFDRIEHRHKAGMGPKPLWCSIDSTEGEEIPGDAAFASLIRTDLRRLSSEELAVLARHGGSLLGARIATYAPELLATP, encoded by the coding sequence TTGAGCGCTCTCCGAAATGGTCCTCGAATCTACTTCAACGCCACAAACCTCGCAACCGGCAATCTCTTCTTCTTTGTGGCGGGCGGTGAGGTGGCCGAAGAAATGGGGGACTATGAGCTCGGGGTGGTTGACGCCGCAGAGTATCCGGTTTGCCGGGCTGTTGCTGCCTCCTCGGCCTTCCCACCGATCTTCCCTCCGCTTCGTATGGATCCGGAGGTCTACTCACCGGCAGAGAGGCTGGGATACGTCACGCTGACAGATAGCGGCGTCTACGACAACATGGGTGTAAACCCGTTACTCTTGAGTCGAAACAAGCTCGATTACGTGATCATCAACGATGGGGGCAAACCGTTCACGATGGAGGAGCGGCCAACCGAGTATGGAATCCTCGTGCTCAGAGAGAGCCTCTCCATCATGATGGAGCAGATCCGTGGACTCGAGTTCGATCGCATCGAGCATCGACACAAGGCTGGTATGGGACCGAAACCCCTCTGGTGCTCTATCGACAGCACCGAAGGTGAGGAAATCCCAGGAGACGCCGCGTTTGCCTCCTTGATTCGCACTGACCTCAGGAGGCTCTCGTCAGAGGAGCTGGCGGTGCTTGCTCGCCACGGAGGGAGTTTGCTCGGCGCGCGCATCGCCACCTATGCACCAGAGCTTCTGGCGACACCGTGA